A DNA window from Pirellulales bacterium contains the following coding sequences:
- the purM gene encoding phosphoribosylformylglycinamidine cyclo-ligase, which translates to MSKITYKDSGVDLDVYAESMSRLPRLLNRTHCPRVVPWADGFAGLFTLDFPGKLFSRQYVDPVLVSCTDGVGTKLKVAQLAGRHSTVGVDLVAMCVNDAICCGAEPLFFLDYVAMGADDPALLEQIVEGISAGCVESDAALVGGETAIMPDLYQPGDYDLAGFCVGVVDRPRLVDGTTIEPGDVVLGIASSGVHSNGFSLVRKIVFKHAGLDVNDPVAECDDRKVGEVLLEPTRLYVRLVQKLLAEFPPRETIRGIAHITGGGLCENLSRVLPPTIGCEIARGSWPVPPVFAWLQRLGDVDDAEMDRVFNMGVGLCLVVAADKAQAVQERIVAMGLDCWSIGRAVRGAGEVRWAS; encoded by the coding sequence ATGTCGAAAATCACTTACAAAGACTCCGGCGTCGATCTCGACGTTTACGCCGAGAGCATGTCGCGGCTGCCGCGATTGCTCAATCGAACCCACTGTCCGCGCGTCGTGCCGTGGGCCGACGGGTTCGCGGGGCTTTTTACGCTCGACTTCCCCGGCAAATTGTTCTCGCGACAGTACGTCGACCCTGTCCTCGTGTCGTGCACCGACGGGGTGGGGACCAAGCTCAAGGTGGCGCAGCTCGCGGGTCGGCACTCGACGGTCGGCGTCGATCTGGTGGCCATGTGCGTCAACGACGCGATCTGCTGCGGGGCCGAGCCGCTGTTCTTTCTGGACTACGTCGCTATGGGCGCCGACGATCCCGCGCTCCTGGAGCAGATCGTCGAGGGGATCAGCGCAGGGTGCGTCGAGAGCGACGCCGCCCTCGTGGGGGGCGAGACGGCGATCATGCCCGACCTCTACCAACCGGGCGACTACGATCTGGCGGGGTTCTGCGTCGGCGTCGTCGATCGACCGCGACTGGTCGACGGCACGACGATCGAACCGGGGGACGTGGTGCTCGGGATCGCCTCGAGCGGCGTCCACTCGAACGGGTTCAGCCTCGTCCGCAAGATCGTCTTCAAGCACGCGGGACTCGACGTCAACGATCCGGTGGCCGAGTGCGACGACCGCAAGGTCGGCGAGGTGCTGCTCGAGCCGACGCGACTCTACGTGCGACTGGTGCAGAAGCTGCTCGCCGAGTTCCCGCCGCGCGAGACGATCCGCGGAATCGCCCACATCACAGGCGGCGGACTGTGCGAGAACCTCAGTCGCGTGCTTCCTCCGACGATCGGCTGCGAAATCGCTCGCGGCAGTTGGCCCGTCCCGCCGGTCTTCGCGTGGCTTCAGCGCCTTGGCGACGTCGACGACGCGGAGATGGACCGCGTGTTCAACATGGGGGTCGGCCTGTGCCTAGTGGTTGCCGCTGACAAGGCGCAGGCGGTGCAGGAGCGCATCGTCGCCATGGGACTCGACTGCTGGTCGATCGGCCGGGCCGTTCGCGGCGCCGGCGAAGTCCGCTGGGCCTCGTAG